CACGTCCCTGCGTCGCCATGGCCTCCCAGCCGCAGCCCCTGCACCCCGCCGTGCCCTGCACTTCCCCCGCCGGCACCGCGGGGGCCGGGCTGGCCGGCAGCCCCGATAAAGGTCAGTACCCCGGGCGGGGGGAGGTTGCTGGGGCAGCCCCCCGAGGGCTGTTCCCGGTTTGGGAGGGGCCGCACCAACTCCGCTGACCCCGTCCCCCTCCCTTGCTCTCTGCAGGCAGCGTGCGCCCCAAGCCGCCGGTGCGGCCCAAGCCCCGCGTGCTGCCCAAGCCGGCCGTGCCCGCCAAGCCCCCGGTGCCGCCCCCCACGCCGGGCCCGCGGCACCCCCGGCCCGAGCTGCCCTCTGCAGAGAAGATGAACCGCCTGGCCGGGCCCCAGCCCTACAGCGGGGCAGGCGCGGGGGGGCTCCTCCGGCGCCCCTCCTTCACTGTCAGATCACCCGAGACCCCCAACGGGAAGGGGCCCTCGTCGCCCTCGGTCACAGGCACCGAGGAGGAGGTGCCGCCGGCCCCGCCAACCCCCTCGCGCAAGGGCCCGGCGCCCTTCAAGGTGACGCCGGTGCCGGTGGCCGCCAGGCCGGAGCGGTTCCCGGGCACCACCGTGGAGGAGATCCTGGCCAAGATGGACAGCAGGGAGGGCCCGGGCAGCCCAGACCGGGCCTGGCTCTCGCCCTTCTGCGCCGACCCCTCCTCCCGCTTCGGCTCCAAGACCTTTGTTGCCTTCCGGAAGCGTACCAGCGGGGAGGCAGATGGAGACCCTGCCGGCGAAGCCCCCCAGATGCCCCGACCTGCGGCAGGcgagctgggaatgggggacGATGGACACCCTGTGGCTGAGATGAGGTGAGGGCATGGGGACCGAAGCCGGGAGGAGTGGCACTGGGAACGGGGGATATCACTCCGAGCCATCCCAGGCTTGGGAATGTAACGGAGCTGAGGTCTGGTCGCCGGCACGGGGCCCGGGTTCCTCCCGAGCCgcagtgcctggagctgcctccGTGGGAAGGCCGGGGCGGCTGGTGCCAACCGCAGAATGGGCTGTCCcgggccaggagctgcctgtgggcGGGCTCCGagccagcccctgggctgggagtaACAGACAGGGGTCGCTCCCCCAGGAAATGCTCCTGATTTTCCAGCCTTGCTATTTTTTATCTGCTGGGCCatggcagggcacagggagcagtcAGATCGGCagggctcccagctgcaggatgtCCTGGGCTAGGGCCAGGGCTTGGCCACGATCCCGAGAGCCGGGCACCTCGGGGAGAGCTGGGcgggggctgctctgagccacagTGTGAGAAACTTGCTCCCAAAGGACCGAAAACTTTCCGGAAGGGGAGCTGGGGCCACTTTGCCTCCTTCCCCTCGTAGCCCAAGCCAGAGactgtgcagctgtggcagggccTTACCCCCTGTACCCTGCATCTGTGGAGCGTGGTTTGGGTCAGGGGTGTCTCATGGGTGGTGGGAGAGTAGCACTGAGGCACACGGTGGGATTCAccccccttccccttctctctccacagcagctccccccCAGCCGGGCCGAGCTGTGCCGGGGATCCCTGTGGACGCCGGAGGCCGCCGTCCCCTCCTGACGTGAGTGCTGGCCTCACCCTCCGGCGCCATGGCGGCTCCGCTCCTGGGCTCTCTCCTTCGGGGCTCTCCTGTCTCCTCCGGGGCTCCCTCTCTGCGGGGTGCGTgtctctcctttctccttggGGTGCTGGCGTCCCCTTCCTGGGGGGAAGTCGGGGCCCCCTGTGCCGAAAGCCCTGTGTGGGGCCCGGGGCTGTGGGGGTGGCATGTGCCAACACCAGTGCCAGGcgtgggcagggagcagccgtGAGTCACCAGCTGGGGTTTGGTGACCCGGCAGGTATGTGGCAGGGCAGGCCCCACGGGCACCCCGCCAGCCCCTTTCCCTGTGCCGTGCTCACTCAGGGCGGTGACCGGGACACCGGGCCACGGTGACACTCCAGGTGGCAGCCTGGGCAGCGGCCCCAGGTCACCCCAGCAACGGGGCAaaccccagcagtgctgggcagggggatgCCAGCCAtaggcagggcagggggctgtgtTAGGGGTTCTGACTTCTTCCTGCTTCGTTTCTTGTCTCCGTCTGTCCAGGcgctctgggggctgcagggggccgggcagggagcagggctggggcgcCGGGAGCCGCCCTGGCTGAGTCACGCAGGAGCAGCCTGGTTCTGGCACGCAGCATGGGCACTTCCTGCCCCGGGTGCAGGgaggggggagcagggctggagggagggaccctccaggggtttggggggctggCTTTTGGATGGATGATGTTTGGAGGCGCCTCTTGAGTGACATGATGCCCTGCTGGCTTTTTCCACAGCTTTCCACTCTACAGCTGGGTGCCCTCGGACCTCCAGGCTCCCCAAGGCCTcccacctgcccagccccagccccaggagctccttTCCAGTCTGCTGagccctctgccccagcccctggctcccCTGATGCCCCCCCTGAGCTCCTGGCCCCTGACTCCCCCACACTGCCCCCCGGCTCCCCCGAATCCCCCACTCGGCCTCCAGTCGGGGTCCCCGTCACCTCCATCCAGGCCCCGGGCGCTCCCTCAGCCACCGAACCCCAGCTCAGCGTCTCCCGTTCCCCAGGCTCCCCACACACTCCAGGGGAGGGatcccctggcactgccagccccccTGGCACTCCTGAACTGCCCCCACGAGTCACCTGCCCCCCCGGCTCTCCCGAGGCTGCTGCCGAGTACCTGGGCCCCCCCAGCCCACCTCTTGCCAAAGCCTCTCGTCCTCCAGGCTCCCCAGAGGGACCTGATGACTCCGCAGTGTCCCCACGGTCCCATGAGGGTCCTGATTTCAACCCCTCTCCCCGGGATGTGGGGCTCCGGCGCTCCTCAGAGGGGGTGCTGCGGCCCCCGCCCACCGGGCAGggcctgggggagctggggggctcaCTGAGTGCCCTGCCCCGGCCTGGAGACCCCCTGTcagagccctccctgggcagcgaGTCCGGCTGGAGCCTTTCCCAGTCCTTTGAGTGGACATTCCCATCGCGGGGGGCACGCTTGCCGGCCTTCCCTCCCCGCTCCCCCATCCGGGAGACCCCAGACTCGGGGCTCTCCGAAGAGGGGGAGTCAGATGGGGAGGCTGCGGCCCCCGGCCCTCCAAAGGACAGTGGGGCTGAAGgacctggcagccagcaggcagagggggcTCCATGCCCAGGGGGTCCCGTGGCACAGCAAGAGTCTGAGGgctcagcagaggaggaggaggaggaaggaaagggaggcaGAGCAAGATGCTCCCGTGTCCCACTCCCCACTTTGTGTGACAGAGTCTGGCCAGCACCCAGCTGAGCCGGAgtcccccacccagcccagccttaCCACAACTGCCCCCCTGGATCCAGCCCCCCCAgatgcagctgctccagctgactCAGCCTGGGCAGGTGATGGCCCCAAGAGCCTGCAGGGTCCTGGGGGCCCAGGCCAGGCTGAAAAACCCTCGCAGGAGCCTGACCCCCACGCTGACCCGGGCTGGCTGACAGAGCTGTTGGAGTCACCTGGGGTCCACGGCTCTCCGGAggtgagggggctggggggctctgtGGGGTCGGTGTGGGCTGggctcctcctctctgccctccatGGAGTAGTGGGATGGGACAGGGTGGGCAGGTGGGTTGGTGGAGGCTGAGCAGGACTGTGTGCTGAGGGGCAGGTGGTGGGGTTTGCCCTCTCCCTGCAATGAGCCCcgctgtgctgtgtccccaaggtgtttccctcctccccagctccgCTGCTGTGGGAGCCAAGGTTGCGCTCCCCTCAaactcctctctcctttctaACCTCTTTTCCCCCTCTAACTCTTCTCCCCTTTATTCCACCAGAACCTGCTGGGCTGGTCACGGAAGGACCTGTGCAGTGAGTTCGGCATTGGCCGCCCTCGCCAGGACAGCGCTTTTCACTGGAGCCACCCAGGTGCATCCAGGGAGAGAGACTGGCCTGTTGAGACCAAGCAGGACCAGGAATTTGGGACCAAATCCAGCTGGGACAGCGAccacagggacaaggacagcaCTGCCCGGGAGAGCTGGAGCGGTGACTACAGAGCAGCGGAGCTGATGGGGGACACGAAACTGGGCTCCAGCGACTGGTCCCAGTCCCTTGGCACTGGGAAGAGCTGCCCACAGGATCCAGACTacagtgccagcacagctgagtgGGGCCAGGGCTATGGCAGCACGGAGGAGCTTGGCTCCGGACAGGCCAGCTGGGGAAGTGGCCTTGGCACGGGACACGTCCGGCAGCTGGACAAGGAGCCACACTCTGGGCAGCCCAACTGGGCCGGCGGgtacagcagcagggacacggaGATGAAGGACAGGGAACTCACCCCAGACTGGGCCAGTAAATACAGCAGCCAGGATGCTGGGAGCAAGGATGAGAATTTAacactgggctgggctggcagatccagcactggggacagcccagctaaggagctcagccccagccgGCCAGCCTGGGACAGGAGGTATAACTCCACGGACATGGAGAGCCAGGACTGGGAGTTCAGCCCCAGCCGGCCGGCCTGGACTCGGGAGTACAGGGACACGGAAAGCCAGGACAGGGAGTTCAGCCCCAGCCGGCCAGCCTGGACTGGTGAAATCAGGGACATGGAGAGCCAGGACAGGGAGTTCAGCCCCAGCAGACCAGCCTGGGATGACAGATCCAGCATCAGGGAGATGGAGAGCCAGGACCAGGAGTTCAGCCCCAGCAGACCAGCCTGGGATGACAGATCCAGCATCAGGGAGATGGAGAGCCAGGACCAGGAGTTCAGTCCCAGCAGACCAGCCTGGGATGACAGATCCAGCACCAGGGAGATGGAGAGCCAGGACCAGGACTTCAGCCCCAGCAGACCAGCCTGGGATGACAGATCCAGCACCAGGGACCTGGAAACCCAGGATGAGTTCAGTTCCagcggagcagcctggggcaaCAGATCCAGCACCAGGGATATGGAGAGCCAGGACAGTGAATTCACATTCAGCAGAGCAGCCGGGGATGGCAGGCACAGCACCGGGGACACGGAGACCCGGAATGGGGAgttcagctccagcagaagcGTCTGGCATGACAGATCCAGCACCAGGGATGTGGAGGCACAGGACACAGAGTTGAGCCCcagtggagcagcctgggatgggcagcacagctctgtgacCCCCAGGGAGGAAGAACAGGAGCtggtcccagcccagctgagctggccTGGTGAAGGCAGCATGGGACAGACCGGGCTGGTCAGGGTTGGTGAGGAGGGCGTGCCCAGCTCCCACCGCCCGGATCCCCCGGCCCAGGAGCCCACCTGGGGCAGTGCCCACCAGCAGGAGCgtcacagctctggcagcagggactgggctgaggagcttggagcagctgaGTGCCAGAACCAGTTTGGTGTCATTGGGACAGAGCGGGTGCCAGATCCCTGCAGTGCCGGAGCCTCGGATGGCTCCATCTCCGGCgtcctgccacagccccaggcaggctTGCGCAGGGATCTCTCTCTGGACGTGGGCAGTGCCCGCTGGAGCCAGGACCTGGACAGCTGGAGTGTGGAGCCACAGGATGCTGAGGCCAGGCGCCAGGAGTGGGCGAGTGCCTTCAGCGCCCGCTGTGCCGCCCGCAGCCGGGACCTTGGTGCGGGGGAGCAGAGCGTGGGAGGGGACACCGCCGCGGAGCATGGGTAAGGAGGGCACCGgtggtggcagggagggagcagcttccCCTGCGGCAGACggaggggtttggggcagggCTTGTGTTACCTGGGGTTAGAGCAACTCTGGGATTTTGTCCCCCAAGCAGGTCGGCCCCCAGCCCTTCTATGGGTGACATTCCAGTTGATTGCCCAGATGTGGAGCCGCCCCGGAGTGAGTCACCCAGCCACTCTGAGGAGGAGAGGCATCCCTCTGaaccagctgctgccccacagagccccaggatCCCCCCTCTGCTGCCACAGGCTGCCAGTGGCATCCCAATGGACACAGGAAGTGAGGAACAGCCCTTGGACCACCCAGATGGGGAGAGCGCCTCGAGCTGGGGGGAGCAGCGGCTCTCGCTGACTACCCCCCAGCCCGAGGGGTccatggagcaggagcaggaatttcCTCTTCTGGAGGTGAGTGGAAGTGGGGAGATTCCAGTCACCCTGTATGGCCTGGGATACTGCATGTGTCTGTGGATGGGGCTCGCAGaccctgctgcccccagggacagccaTGGATTGAGggcccccagcactgctgtgggggGCTGTGGTTGTGCTGGCTGGAGTGGGGGGTCCctgggctccctgtgccagctctgacCTGTCCCCCTGGGCTCGGCaggacacagagctcctggaCAGCAGCGTGTTCCGCTGCAAGGCCAGCCTGGGCCGCAAGCGCCAGCATCGGGCACCGTCCCTGCGCCCCACCACTACCGAGGGGGAGAGCTGGATCTTCCGGGACTCCACGGGTGAGCGCAGCAGGAATCGGGATGGGAGCAGGGTGTCTATCCTGCCACAGTGTTGTGGTGacactgtccctgtgtccccacagagcCCCGGCCAGCCCCGTCAGCGTCCTCCGACGAGGAGGCAGCGGAGGAGCCCCGGAGCCGGCGGATGCGCGGCTCATCCTCGGGCAGGGGGGTTAAGGTGCCGCTCTTTCCCGGCCTCAGTGCCTCTGCCATCAAGGTGAGTCCCTTGGactcctggctgcagggtggAAGGGAGGGTGGAACGCAGGGAGACTAAGGCAGGGTGGGACTGGGGCCTGGCTAAAGACAGGGAGAAGGCAGTTGTAGTTTGGGTTGGGGGACAGAGCACTGTGTTTCTCCCTGACCTTTCTCTCTGCCCTCAGGCCAAGCTGAGGGGTCGCAACCGCTCGGCCGAGGAGGGGACATCATCAGGGGACAGCAAGGGGACCCCTTCTAAAGACCCCCATGTGCAGCGCTCCAAATCCTGCAAGATCCCTGGTGTGAGTGGGaaacccccagccctgccccccAAGCCGGAGAAATCCTCAGGGTGAGTGTGGAGCCAGGATCCTCCTCATGGAGGTAAAGGAGGGGGCTGAGGGGTCAGTCTGGGTCCCGGGACTGGTTTTGGGGGCCTCATGCTGAAACTCTGCCAATACCCCAGATCCGAGGCCTCTCCCCCCCACTGGCTGCAGGCGCTGaagctgaaaaggaagaagCCTTGAGCAGGGTGAGTGTGGGGTTTCAGGTagtgctggggacacccccagcTCAGGCCTCCCCATGTCTGCACTGCTGGGGGTAGCCCACTCCCTCCTCTGTGCTCTGGCTGGGTCCCCCCGGGCTCGGTCATCCCTGGGGGGCCCTGCAGGGTCCTCACTCCCTTCCCCCTGTGTCACTTCCAGGTTCACTGCGACGCTGAAGCCCGCTGTCCCTGGaccagggctgtcccctcccatggggacacaaacacacacacctaTGCACTTTGTACGAGCTCGCAGGGCCCCTGTCTTCCCAGCACCTCCAACCCCCCATTGTACCCCGTCCCCTTGGTCCTCAAGGGTCTGGGGGTGGGCACGagcccccccttcccctcccccctgTTCGCGTATGGCCCCGGACACAGGGCAACGGGTCCCGCTCGTGGTGCCACTGCCACAGACAATAAAACCTCGCCGGTCAGTTCAGAGAGTCCTGACTCTTCTCCTGGGCCCTGGGCAGACCCCAGGGGACAAGGACAATGAGACCCTGCAACTGCCATTGCCCgcacaggagctgtgcaggaaagAAGGGACATCTCCAGAGCCCCTCTGTGCCCACCCTGGGTgcacccagcctggccctgcccgaACACCAAGTGGGTGCTGACACCAAGACTTTATTGTACTCCGAGGGAGGGGGTGCAGCCCTCTGTAGGGGAACAGCAGTAGGGGAGGCCCCAGGGGGGCTGAGCCCCTCATATCTCGCAGATGAAGGGCAGCCGCCTCTTGCAGCGCACGCTCCTCCAGAGCCCGTCTGGGGAGAGAAGAAGGGGAATCAGCCCATGgcccaccagcacccccaccTCCAGGGaccccctccagcccccaggGATAGCCCCCCAGATACCGTATACCAGCcccccagtgtcacctccccATCCCGAGCCCCTCGGCACCCTCCCCCCGTCATGGGCAGGGCCTACCCCCGCGCCCCCCCGGACCCCTCCCCTGGAGCCCCCACTGACTGTTGGTGCAGAGGGCGGTGCAGAAGCGGCGGCCGGGCAGGGGGTGCCCACGCACCCACCGGCTGTAGTTCCAGGGGCTCCGGTCAGTCCAGTGGCAGCTCGGGAATGGCTTCTGCCACGGGAGAAAGGGTGTGGGGACCCCCAGCACTGCGGGACggtgggatgggaatgggacaTCCAGGATGGGCATTAGGGATACTGGGACAAGGCTGGAGCACCCAGGTGGGTACTGGGGACACCGGGGTGGAGTTGTGGCTCTCTTGGTGGGCACTgagagcactgggaatgggatcgGGGAACCCCGGTTGAGCACTGGGAATCGTGGCTGGGACACCCAGGGTGGGgcgctggggacactgggaggggacagggtgCCCCGAGGCCAGGGTGGTGGGCGCGTGGCGGGGTCCTTACGGCGGGCTGGCTGACGGCACCAATCCAGACCAGGCCGGCGTTGGTGTGCCGGCGCGCCAGGAGCACCAGGAAGGTGTTGGTGTGGGAATCGTGGATCGAGGCCAAGCGCCCGCGGAAGCGCCGGGCACAGATGCGCTGTGGGGACACGGGTGTCACGGGGGGACGCTGGTGCCCCACCCCGACCCCCCTCCCaacccaccccatcccacctgcGCACGGCGGAAGCTTCGGCAGCGGGAGATGATGACGTAGCGGCAGGTGGCGGTGCCCGGCATGCTGGGGACACCAAGTGCCTGCTTGTCCCTGGCCCCCCGGCACCCGCTGTACTCCTCGGGCACCTCCAGCTCTGTCACGTCCTCCTCGTCCTCCACCTCAGGGCTGGCAagagctggggacactggcTGGGTCACCCTGGGATCGGGGGTGTCCCCGGGGTGTCCCCGCGGGCAGGTGGGGGTGTGGGGGACACTCACCGGAGCGGCTGATGAGAactgtgcccagcagggccagggcgatcagcaggcagggctgcatggCGCTGGGACGCTGGGGACACTACTAGCACCCCTGGGGGATCCCGGAGAGCCATCACTCTCggccaccctggggacacccccatgggccctctgccacccccagcaTCACCCTGTCCTCCCCACGTCCCCTCAGAAACCCCCCCATATCCCCGCTCTCCCTCCGCCATCCCTAGTGCCACCCGGTGCCCCATCCCCTCTGCCaaccccagtgccacccccacAGACCCCAGCCCTCCTGTGCCCACCCACCATGTGCCCAGTTCCTCACTTCCCACCCTTGGGTCACTCCCTcccctgggcatcctgtgccattCTGTCCCCCACCATGCCCCCTCCACCCCTGgcaccccagagcccccagtgccAGACTCAGGAACCCCCAACCCTGGCAGCTGAGGGGGCTGAGCCCACCCCCATGTCCCTGTCTCCGCTCCTCACCTGGGTCTTGAGGGGCTTTGTCCACTGCCACCCTTATATTGGTGCCAGGGACACGTGCCCCCAACCACAGCCTTGTGACATCCCCAACCACCAACTgttggggacagggtgggggaCACCCcaggagggctctgccagcagcctgcccagccagtgccacagcctgggGTGTTCCTGGTCCaggggagggggctgtggggtttggggtgcagggtgtggggagggggctgtgggAGTTTGGGGGGCAGGTTGACAGTCCAGGGGCTCAGGGAGGGTggggtgcaggggctggaggcGTTGGACTGTGGGGGTGCACAGGGCATGGAGATAAGGATTGGGGTGCAGAGTCCTCAGGGGGGCTGTGGGTGCTCAGCTGCGGGCTGGGGGCTGGTCAGGGGAATGGCAGATTTAGGGGGGGCTCAAGGGGGTCTGTGGGCAAACGGCCAGGCTGGACCCAGGGGGCCACGGCCGTTGGAAAGGAAATGGCCCTTGGGCAAGCCCGGCCGGCGGGAGATGGTATCAGCACCCCAACAtcccctctgcacccccagcccatgCTGCGCCCCATACACCCGCCTTGCACCCCTCAAACTGGAGCAGCCCCCACCCCCGCACCCCTCAGAACCCACCCTCTGCCTTGGGCACCCCcgtgcacccccagcctgtagcCCCCCCTCCCTGCGGGCAAGgactccatccctgccccagtgtcaccccaatgtccccatagcgtccccagggccaggctgggtggcGCAAGGCTGTGGTGGTGACATGTGGTCCTGTCACCCCTATAAGGGGGACAACGGGCCGAGCCCCCCAGACCCCAGGTGAGGAGCGGGgatggggacggggacagggaggggaacAGCAGAGTGGGGtcagcccctggctgctggggtgggcaCCAGGCGTGGGCATCCCTGAGGCTGGGATGAGGGTGTTGGGGTCACGGGGGTCTCTGGGATGCCGGGAGCATATGGGAGTGGCACAGGGAATGGTGGAGGGACAGTGGGGATATGGggcacagaggggcaggatggggtGAGGGACACAAGGTGGAactgggggacatggggacacaagGTGGAACAAGGAcagtggggacacgggggatgGCAGAAGGGCCACAGAGAGAACGGATTGCTACCAAGGGTGGCAGAGGGGCTCTGGACCGTGGTGGGGTGTGACAGGGCTGTGGCATCTCCAGAAGGTGCTGgtggtgtccccagtgtccctgcgTGTCCCACTGCCatgtggctgtgcctgctgctcgCTCTCGCCCTGCTGGGCACTGTCTCTGCCAGCCACCCTGGTGAGTGCCCCCCACACCCCTGCCcgctcccagggatgccctggggacaccctcAATCCCTGCCACCCCAGTGCCATGCCCACACTGCCGATGCCACACGCCTGGGGCTGGTGGTGGGTGGCGGAGGGTCCCCCAGTACCAACCCTCCCCCTGttgt
This region of Motacilla alba alba isolate MOTALB_02 chromosome 5, Motacilla_alba_V1.0_pri, whole genome shotgun sequence genomic DNA includes:
- the TNKS1BP1 gene encoding LOW QUALITY PROTEIN: 182 kDa tankyrase-1-binding protein (The sequence of the model RefSeq protein was modified relative to this genomic sequence to represent the inferred CDS: deleted 1 base in 1 codon) — its product is MASQPQPLHPAVPCTSPAGTAGAGLAGSPDKGSVRPKPPVRPKPRVLPKPAVPAKPPVPPPTPGPRHPRPELPSAEKMNRLAGPQPYSGAGAGGLLRRPSFTVRSPETPNGKGPSSPSVTGTEEEVPPAPPTPSRKGPAPFKVTPVPVAARPERFPGTTVEEILAKMDSREGPGSPDRAWLSPFCADPSSRFGSKTFVAFRKRTSGEADGDPAGEAPQMPRPAAGELGMGDDGHPVAEMSSSPPAGPSCAGDPCGRRRPPSPPDLSTLQLGALGPPGSPRPPTCPAPAPGAPFQSAEPSAPAPGSPDAPPELLAPDSPTLPPGSPESPTRPPVGVPVTSIQAPGAPSATEPQLSVSRSPGSPHTPGEGSPGTASPPGTPELPPRVTCPPGSPEAAAEYLGPPSPPLAKASRPPGSPEGPDDSAVSPRSHEGPDFNPSPRDVGLRRSSEGVLRPPPTGQGLGELGGSLSALPRPGDPLSEPSLGSESGWSLSQSFEWTFPSRGARLPAFPPRSPIRETPDSGLSEEGESDGEAAAPGPPKDSGAEGPGSQQAEGAPCPGGPVAQQESEGSAEEEEEEGREAEQDAPVSHSPLCVTESGQHPAEPESPTQPSLTTTAPLDPAPPDAAAPADSAWAGDGPKSLQGPGGPGQAEKPSQEPDPHADPGWLTELLESPGVHGSPENLLGWSRKDLCSEFGIGRPRQDSAFHWSHPGASRERDWPVETKQDQEFGTKSSWDSDHRDKDSTARESWSGDYRAAELMGDTKLGSSDWSQSLGTGKSCPQDPDYSASTAEWGQGYGSTEELGSGQASWGSGLGTGHVRQLDKEPHSGQPNWAGGYSSRDTEMKDRELTPDWASKYSSQDAGSKDENLTLGWAGRSSTGDSPAKELSPSRPAWDRRYNSTDMESQDWEFSPSRPAWTREYRDTESQDREFSPSRPAWTGEIRDMESQDREFSPSRPAWDDRSSIREMESQDQEFSPSRPAWDDRSSIREMESQDQEFSPSRPAWDDRSSTREMESQDQDFSPSRPAWDDRSSTRDLETQDEFSSSGAAWGNRSSTRDMESQDSEFTFSRAAGDGRHSTGDTETRNGEFSSSRSVWHDRSSTRDVEAQDTELSPSGAAWDGQHSSVTPREEEQELVPAQLSWPGEGSMGQTGLVRVGEEGVPSSHRPDPPAQEPTWGSAHQQERHSSGSRDWAEELGAAECQNQFGVIGTERVPDPCSAGASDGSISGVLPQPQAGLRRDLSLDVGSARWSQDLDSWSVEPQDAEARRQEWASAFSARCAARSRDLGAGEQSVGGDTAAEHGSAPSPSMGDIPVDCPDVEPPRSESPSHSEEERHPSEPAAAPQSPRIPPLLPQAASGIPMDTGSEEQPLDHPDGESASSWGEQRLSLTTPQPEGSMEQEQEFPLLEDTELLDSSVFRCKASLGRKRQHRAPSLRPTTTEGESWIFRDSTEPRPAPSASSDEEAAEEPRSRRMRGSSSGRGVKVPLFPGLSASAIKAKLRGRNRSAEEGTSSGDSKGTPSKDPHVQRSKSCKIPGVSGKPPALPPKPEKSSGSEASPPHWLQALKLKRKKP
- the PRG2 gene encoding bone marrow proteoglycan, producing MQPCLLIALALLGTVLISRSALASPEVEDEEDVTELEVPEEYSGCRGARDKQALGVPSMPGTATCRYVIISRCRSFRRAQRICARRFRGRLASIHDSHTNTFLVLLARRHTNAGLVWIGAVSQPAKPFPSCHWTDRSPWNYSRWVRGHPLPGRRFCTALCTNNGLWRSVRCKRRLPFICEI